TGTTTGCTGATCGCCAGAAAGCCCTTTGATAGAGACTTGGAGAGCACAAGTATTATGAGAAAAGTATTGATGAAAGTTATTAACAGGTTTCGAAAAACAAGTTTACCATCTGAAATATTGCTTCTGCTGAGGATGACGgttattcctgttttttttttttttttttttttttttttcatgtatatttcaCGTTTGGTTAAATGTGCCCGCATTGTGGTTTAAAACGACTCCTACTAATGATATGCTTCTTTATTCAGCTGGCTAGAGATTTATTACATCCGTCcttggaagaggaaaagaaaaaacataaaaagaaacgCCTAGTGCAAAGTCCAAATTCTTACTTTATGGATGTAAAATGTCCAGGTAAAATTTCAAATCTTAATTCTTTTACAAAGGAAAATTTCTGTAGAAATTGCTAGTGTGGTGTGTATAGTTTAGATGCTTTAGAACCCTCTGTTGAGTAGAAGTGGGATTACAGAATTGGAAATGTCAGggacattttcataataaatgtaCTAATTAAAACCATTGTAGAAATATTTGAGGATAAGTGAAAGCAGGCATTCAAAGGAGATAGGCTATTTCACTTAGTCTTTAAGCTGTTCAGGTGATCAGTTTCTATTTCATGATACAAGGAAACGTCTGTTGATTCTTCAGTCTAAAGCTGTGCTGCCCAATACAATGGCTATTAGCTcaatgtggctactgagcacttggtGGGTAATCAAAAGGTGAATAGTCAAAATAGGAGTGTTCTTTACTCTTCACTCGCTGGATTTTGCAGATGTAGCacgggaaaaaaaatacattgattacatgttgaaatgataatattttggaaataccGAGTTCAGtaaagtatattattatttttactttttttcaattttgtgtcACTGCTAGAAGAGTTTATGTTACACATGTGGCTTGCTGTTTCATAGTGctaaagttcttaatttttttttacatattaccACAAATGTTGAATAGGTGGTGTTCTGCTTTTCACTTTtaacattgccttttttttttttaggttgctACAAGATCACCACGGTTTTCAGCCATGCTCAGACAGTGGTTCTTTGTGTAGGTTGTTCAACAGTATTGTGCCAGCCTACGGGAGGAAAGGCCAGACTCACAGAAGGTATATCATTTGGCATTTTCCAACCCAGTGATGAGATTTTATGATTATAAATGTCTCCATCTTcactgaaaagtttaaagaaatctTAATGATTACCAAAAcagcttttctctttcattgcGTGCTCTTAGTAAAGAATGCCCTGTTCAACTGGATATGTTTATACTCTTGCCCTTGCAATAAACTccactattatttttcttagtttagaACACCTAGTTCTTTTATATTCATTCACTTAGTTTGCTTAACTtggaataaattaaagaaatcaaaatagaaacaaaagaatacatgTTATAGGACATACGGATTTTTTAAAccatatagaatttttaaatttctcttactAAATTTTGTTCCATATGGTTTTAGTAcatataatagttttttttaaatcattgccaGCTAAACAACAGATAGCTAATTAAAATGccagaggttttatttttatgagcaACTGCAATGATTAATATAAAAACCTAATTTTAATTCCTTTCACTTTAgtgcagtaagaaaaaaaattatgtatatagtTTCCATAGTAATACTTGTAAATTTACAATTCCATAATGATGTTAGAAATTTGCTTGTGATATTTTGGGGAGCTGTAAGTTCCATGTTGTCACTGGAATAGTTGAAGTGGATTGGCAGCAAATCCGAGATCTATTTGGTATGACCTGGTGAGATCTAAATATGAAGTCAGcacatgattttttaattttaattttaatttttttgagacagagtctcgctctgccgccaggctggagtgcagtggtgcgatcttggctcactgcaacctctgcctcctgggttgaagcaattctcctgtctctgcttcctgagtagctgggactataggcatgggccaccgcatccagctaatttttgtatttttagtagagacatggttttattATGTCAGCcgggatggtcttaatctcttgacctggtgatctgcccacctcagccttccaaagtgctaagataaaggcgtgagccactgtgcccagccagcacaTGATATTTTAAGAGGAGTATTGTTAAGTATACTTGTGAGATTTTGTAATGTAATGCCCATACGCTGACAGATGGTTTAAAGGGTGCATCTGATCTAGAGTTTTCCTAATAGATCTGAAAATAACcctaatcaaaattattttcttgagaaaattattcagaatacttcataaaaattaagagTATCTCTTCTGACTGATTTTCACTGTTGAATTCAGGCATTTGAGAAACAGGAGTGACACTTACAGTCATACCAGAGTACACTTAGCTCTAACAGATTTATTATAGCAAATTTCTGGTACAGGAGGATAAACAATCTGTATATGAGTATTAATCCAATATTCTTTTctggggacagagttttgctcttgtcacccaggctggagtgtaatctcagctcagtgcaacctctgcctcctgagttcaagtgattctcccgcctcagcctcccaagtagctgggattacaggcacccaccaccacacccagctaatctttttttttttttttttttttttgagatggagtttcactctttcatccaggccagagtgaagtggcccaatctcagctccttgcaacctctgcctccctacccctgtgttcaagcaattctcctgcctcaacctcccaagtagctgggattacaggcatatgccaccatgcctgggtaatttttgtatttatagtagaggcaggatttcaccatgttggccaggctggtcccgaactcttgacctcaggtgatccacccaccttggccttccaaagtgctgggattataggcatgagccaccacgcccagcctaatccaatattataaatattattattttgagacggagtcttgctctgtcgtccaggctggagtgcagtggcgtgatcttgactcactgcaacctccacctgctgggttcaagtgatgcttctgcctcaacctccagagtagctgggactacaggtactcgccaccacgcctggataattgtttatttatttatttatttattttgagacggagtttcgctcttgttacccaggctggagtgcaatggcgtgatctcggctcaccgcaacctccgcctcctggggtcaggcaattctcctgcctcagcctcctaagtagctgggattacaggcacgcgccaccacgcccagctagtttttttgtatttttagtagagacggggtttcacatgttgaccaggatggtctcgatctctcgacctcgtgatccacccgcctcggcctctcaaagtgctgggattacaggcttgagccaccgtgcccggcctgtttttttattttgatttttagtagagacagggtttcaccatattggccaggctgatctgcctgccttggccttccaaagtgctgggattacaggcgtgaaccaccacacccccAGTATTCTTAAACCTtcagtattttactgaaaaagtactttttgtcattaaaagtttAGCAAAGGTATAATGCACTTGGTTAATATATTCTCATGATTCCTTTGCAGGGTGTTCATTTAGAAGAAAGCAACACTAATGATCCAAACAGCTTCCTGAATTTGTGTTATCTCACAGAAAGCCTTATCATAAGTTCCATAATTCTAATTAATCTACCAAGATAATGTAATTATATTTGGTTTTGTAACATATACAACAGTGAACTCCTATTTTGGTGTCAGTTTTTCAATAAAGTTTTGATTATGGGCAAatcccctctttttctttctttttaaaatatatgtgagtatgccatacatttatatatatggtGTATATCAGTTTGGTTTAAACATTTCAAACTTTATTCTGATTAGTttgtgtctcatttttttttcctttttttttttttttttgagacggcgtcttgctctgtcatccaagctggagtccagtggtgcaatcttggctcactggttcaagcaatttgaacctccgcctcccaggttcaagtgattctcttgccgtggccttctgagtaactgggattacaggcacacaccaccatgcccggctaatttgtgtctCATTTTCAAGAGTAGAaaccctaaatattttattttcattccttttccaaattatttatgaATGGGGTTAAAGGACTACAAATGTAAAATCTATTATTTGTGAATTCTAAATGTAGTTCTGCTGTTGTACCTGTGGAAACATCTTATAGAAGTACATATCAGCCGgttgcagtagctcacgcctataatgtcagcactttgggaggccgaggtgggtggatcacctgaagtcaggagttcaagaccagcctggccaacatggtgaaaccccatctctgctaaaaataaaaaattagccatgtgtgatggcacatgctgtagtcccagctactccagaggctgaggcaggagcattacttgaacccaggaggtggaggttgcagtgagccaagatcataccattgcacttcagcctgggcaacagagactctgtcttaaaaaaaataataaataaaaataaataaataaatattttgcacaTCCTTCATGTTTACTGCAgaacttataattaaaaataatagcttcaaaaaaaaatattcaacatagtaACCATCACAATGTAATGCCTTAGATTTATGTGGCCTTAATGTACTGCTATATAATTTAGGACAGTAACTGCTAGCTGGGGTCTCAGTTATTTATTGGAAGCTCCTTTTTGGGTTAGAAAATTTGAGAGGAGAAATCAGGAGTGGTACGATTTACTTGGCAGAAGTCCTGGTTGGGGATAGTAGATGGTGTTGAATTCTGTGGCTCAGATAGGTGAGCACTCCTGACTACAGATGTGCGTTGAGTGGTTCTGGTGCCTCATTGCCATTTTCATAGTTTATGAAGTGATCCTGCGGAGCTGAGAGGGGGAGTGTATCTTTCCCTTTTCAGTCACTATACAACTCCTCATTGGACTAGGAAGATAGTCCAGTTTCTACTCTGCTTCTATTTGTTACCTTATGGCAGGCCCTTAAAACAGGCAGTTTCTATCAACAGGTAGGCCTCTAATGTGAGTGACTAATCCTCTtacatcaggcatccccaaactacacatgcagccccctaaggccatttatccggccccccgccgcacttcaagaaggggcacctctttcattcgtggtcagtgagaggagcacagtatgtggcggctttccaacggtctgagggacagtgaactggccccctgtgtaaaaagtttggggatgcctgttttacATACTGCTTATATCAGAGAACTGTTGCACAAGAACTGAAGAATGATGTCGAGTTTGGGGTGTATATAATGTATGAGGAAGTAGATGACCAGAGATTTCTCAGACTTTTTGTTTCTGACATCGTTAGaatctcagtaatttttttcaggTTGTCCCTTGGCTAAAAGAAATACCTAACAGTTACATTTATTAACTTATGTTCTAAAAACTCTAGtagccatttgaaaaaaattatacacaagAACAAAAGTGAtgtgatgatattttaaaaagtagagacagCGTCTTGGCTCTATTTCCCAGGTTAGAGGATCATAGCTCAttgtgacctcaaactcctgggctcaaacaaggctcccacctccgcctcctgagtagctgggacttgaggcatgtgccaccacacccatctaatttttttgtagagatgaggctctggctatgttgcccagactgtatcaaactcctggcctcaggtgatctgccctggcctcccaaagtgctgggattacaggtgtgagccactgtgcccagcctgatgtgATAATTTTTATCTCATCCTTAAATCATCACAGTTACTAGTGGAATATGTGTGCTTGTTGGGCTCTCTGCACTTTCTCAAAATTGGAATCTGATTGGACACCACTGTCCTATTTCTTCCACAGTGATTTTTACATGGTGCTTTTTGTCGTAGCAGTGGCTCCAAACCCAGCTTCACAAAGATAGGATGTCATCAAAGGGAATGTAGTGCCATATAACAGTAAAACTGAATTACCAGGAACTAGTAGTTTATACAAAAGATGTGTCCATGTCAATGTTTTTCCTGAGGTACTCCAAGGCAGTTCAGCTTGTGCAGTTTAGGAAACTTGGTTCTAAGGAGAGCCAGTGGAGATTACTGCTTTTGATGAGAAGGAATCAAACCTATGATGAGGACTAATCTAACAAACCCCTGAAAATTCCCttggaagtattttttttaaaaaagattatattttaaagaacacatctaagggctgggcacggtggttcatgcccatgatcccagcagcttgggaggctgaggtgggcagatcactggtggtcaggagttcaagacctgcctgtccaacatagtgaaaccccatctctgctaaaaatacaaaaattagctgggtgtagggtacccacctgtagtcccagctacttgggaggctgagacatgagaatcacttgaaaccaggagcagaggttgcagtgagccataattgcaccactgcactccagcctggttgacagagtgaagctgtgtctcaaaaaaagaacacatcTAAGGATTTATTTGATATTGGGAAATGAATGgtatattcatttttactttattattaatcTAGATGATATTACTGGGTTTTAAAAGTGCTTAATAGGACACCAGAACTTTCCCAAACTTCAGGATCAGccatatacattattatatactGAATGTTGTAAATACTATTATTTATATtgactttattttaatgtaaatacatctttaaagaaaaccttccataaatttaatataaatgtatttttaagggaAGCTTTccattaatggaaaaaaaaaccagttaCATAAagatagctaaaaataaaatgaaattcttggCTTCTGGCCTGATGAGATGACAAATGGTTCTGTGTCTGGTTGTTCCTGTAAGTCATCTGATAAAgttctaattcctttttattttatttttctggagataTGATTCAGAAACTATAAAATCCAACTTTTTGTGATGTAAAATtcaatagtttttagtatatttacaaggttgtgcaaccatcaccactgtctaatACCAGGCCATTTTCATCACCTTAGAAAGAAACTTCATACCTATCAGCTCTCACTTCTGTTTCTTCCCTCCTCTCAGCCATTGGCAGCCACTAAGCTACTTTTGTCTCCATGGATTTGCTGCTTCTCAGTCTTTCTTCAATATTTATATAGAAtgctatttcatataaatggaatcatacaatatgtggcttCTGTatgtttcacttagcatcatgttttcaagggCTATCCATGTTGCATATATCAATcaatcagtatttcattccttttttgacAGTAATATTCTGTGTAATAATCTACAACGTTTATccatcagttgatagacatttagaatgttttcactttttttttttgacgtggagtctcgctctgttacctaggctggaggacagtggcacaatctcagctcactgcatcctctgcctccctggctcaagcgacccactggcctcagccttccgagtagctgggactacaggcaccttccaccacacctggctgatttcttgtattttttgtagagatggtgtttcaccatgttgtccagcctgatcttgaactcctgacctcagaggatctACCCGATGGTTTATGACcttgggaaaaataatatttctacttAATAGAGTTATGTTGAAAATATAATGAGATAGCATATACAAAGTGCTTAGCAAAATGCCTTTCCCACAGTAAGTGTTCTGTtcatagtttgtgtgtgtgtttttaagtgAAAAGCAGTATGTCTATTCAACATCAAGTATTTTCATGTTCTGTTTTTTCCCTTAAAGTTATTTACCCACCTTACCACCACACTGGAGCATAGATATGTTAACTTTTGCTACAAAACAAGTCAACCCCAAATCGAATAGCTTAAAATATTGACTTATTACTATTTCTCATAATTATATGTATTGGCTGCTTACTCTGTTGGTTTCACCCATGTTCACTCATGTAGCCGCCTTTACCTGGAGGCTCAAGTCACAAGTCTGGCAGCTGGTGCTAGCTGCTAGCTGGAGCATCTTTGTTCCTCTCCATGTGGCCTCCCATCCTCCAGTAAGCTTGTCTGGCTTCTTTACATGGGAGTCTTGGGGTAGTGTTCTTAGAGGGTGACAAAAGCTTGAAGGCGTCTTAAAGCCTATACAGTGGGACTTGCACAACATTATTTCCACCACATTTAATGGGTCAAAAagcagccaggtacagtggctcacgcctataatcccagcactttgggaagctcaggcaggtggatcacctgaggtcaggagtttaagaccagcctgaccaacatggagaaactctgttctactaaaaatatgaaattagccgggcgtggtggcacatgcttataatcccagctactcaggaggctgaggcaggagaatcgcttgaacctgggaggcacaggttgcagtgagctgagattgtgccattgcactccagcctggggaacaagagcaaaacaccatctcaaaacaaacaaacaaacataaagtgAGACCAGATTCGAGGGAGTGGATAAAGAGCTCCAACTTTGGATGGAAAAAGCAGCAAAAGCACATTGCAAAGTTGTATGCACAATGGAATGAGAGGAAATTGCAGCTGTCAAATAACTGGTGGCTgtgtgcagcggctcatgccccttttagaggctgaggcaggaggattgcttgagtacaggagtttgagaccagcctggacaacatggtgaaacccctttgctacaaaaaatgcaaaaaattacccaggtatagtggcatgcacctgtagttctagctactctagaggctgaggtgggaagatcacctgagcctggaaggtcaaggctgcagtgagccatgattacactactgccctccagcctgggtgacagagtgacaccctatctctaaataaataaataaataaaataaaataaaataaaataaaataaaataaaataaaattccaaatgagtggccaggcatagtggctcttgcctataatcccagcactttggaaggccgagatggtaagggtcacttgagcacaggggttcgaggttatagtgagttatgatcatcACTGCACATCCAGCGTGGATGccagagcaagatcctatttctaaaaaaaaaataaattctaaataacaTATTAACatgaaagaaacattaaatatttaatgttaaaataacattaaagaaaggcatgacatttttatgtttatctaaGGGCACGGATTGAAAAGTTTGACAAACATGGATACAGGACCTAGAGATCAGAAGTCAGAAAGACATAAGGAGATGAAACGGAACTGTTTTAGAGAGGTGCTCTCTTTCTACTTCAACCAACTCTGAGATATCTTTCTATTTACTTGTATACAGTATTAAGTGAAGAAACGCATTTAGGGCTGAGAATTATAGAAAAGCCCTTCTTTTATTAGAATGTATAAAAACTTTGatttctctttgaatttttcaGAGTTCAGTGGCACACTGGCAATCTCTAGTACACATGATCTATGGCTGTTGGAACAGAATTCCCCAATATGTtaacactgcagcctccaaaatGGCTCCCAGTGATCCCCACCTTCTGGTATCCAGTCCTTTGTGCAGGCCTCTCCCACATCAAATCAGGGTTGGTTTCTGTAACCAACACAATTTGGCATAAATAATGGCATATAACTTCCAAGGCTGAATTACAAAAGACATTGAGGTGTTTGTCTGTATCTTCCATCCCCTGCTCTAAAGGGAAGCCATAGCACAGACAAGCAGACCTATGGAGAGGGCCACATGGTGAGCAACTGAAACCTCTTGGCCAAAGCCAGCAAGTCACAAAGTGCCTATAGCCACATGGGTGAATTATTTTGGAATCAGATTCTCTAGCCCCAGTTGATCCTTCCCTCAGATGCCTGAAGCCCCTGCTTACGTCTTGTCTGCAAACTCATGGGAGACCTTGAGCTAGAAACACCCAGCAGAGCTGCCCCCAGTTTCTGAaacacagaaactgtgagacaCTAAGCTTTGGGGTAATTTCTTATGCAGTAATAGATACGTAACACACATTATACTACGGGAAAAagctcaggcttttttttttttttttttttgagacagagtgtcgctcttgttacccaggctggagtgcaatggcacgatctcggctcaccacaacctccgcctcctgggttcaagcaattctcctgcctcagcctcctgagtagctgggactacaggcacgcgccaccatgcccagctaatttttttgtatttttagtagagacggggtttcaccacgttgaccaggatggtctcgatctctcgacctcgtgatccacccgcctcggcctcccaaagtgctggga
The sequence above is a segment of the Saimiri boliviensis isolate mSaiBol1 chromosome 2, mSaiBol1.pri, whole genome shotgun sequence genome. Coding sequences within it:
- the RPS27L gene encoding ribosomal protein eS27-like, producing MPLARDLLHPSLEEEKKKHKKKRLVQSPNSYFMDVKCPGCYKITTVFSHAQTVVLCVGCSTVLCQPTGGKARLTEGCSFRRKQH